The Verrucomicrobium spinosum DSM 4136 = JCM 18804 genome includes a region encoding these proteins:
- a CDS encoding choice-of-anchor M domain-containing protein, giving the protein MFIIPTLASSAYVYTTGHGDFRVTYESQTQELNPIIHMDGGATYGPEDILIQTDAARTTVTNNQASINRFAGMLGISAGQSIWVMGGASTGPYLGFSGEGLLDEDWIHEFTSPWTGDPVTASVIHMVLTNWTMPQGAQFGVYETTGLGATWGNRASGDVIFSTYDPGSTLDNNRLSVEVGDHTHYAFGFTQPGLYELEFTFSSVYQGDTPLSTPATFSFLVTPEPSRILLTAGGLALALFRRNRRNGANPAGMTI; this is encoded by the coding sequence ATGTTCATCATACCTACTCTCGCGTCCTCAGCCTATGTTTACACCACGGGCCATGGCGATTTCCGCGTGACATATGAGTCGCAAACGCAAGAGCTCAATCCGATCATCCATATGGACGGCGGAGCCACCTATGGGCCGGAGGATATTTTGATCCAGACAGATGCCGCGCGAACCACGGTCACCAACAACCAGGCGTCAATCAATCGCTTTGCCGGAATGCTCGGAATCTCAGCTGGCCAGTCCATCTGGGTCATGGGAGGGGCGAGCACCGGGCCTTATCTGGGGTTCTCGGGGGAAGGACTGCTTGATGAGGACTGGATCCATGAATTCACCAGCCCATGGACAGGGGATCCGGTCACGGCCTCCGTCATTCACATGGTGCTCACAAACTGGACGATGCCTCAGGGGGCCCAGTTCGGGGTGTACGAGACGACTGGACTGGGCGCCACTTGGGGCAATCGTGCAAGCGGTGATGTCATCTTCTCAACCTACGACCCCGGCTCTACGCTGGACAACAACAGGCTAAGTGTGGAGGTGGGAGACCACACCCACTACGCATTCGGGTTCACCCAGCCGGGTCTTTACGAACTGGAGTTCACGTTTTCGAGTGTTTATCAAGGGGACACCCCGCTCTCCACCCCTGCCACATTCAGCTTCCTGGTGACGCCAGAACCCTCGCGGATACTGCTTACCGCAGGTGGACTGGCCCTGGCTCTTTTCCGTCGCAACCGCCGAAACGGTGCGAACCCAGCAGGGATGACGATTTAA
- a CDS encoding choice-of-anchor M domain-containing protein — MGLTILLALLLGLVTSSALAQNTGTVGFESASYQVNEQSAYLTVLVRRTGGSSGTVSVNFATSDGTAIAATAGVANDYTPTSGTLVFEDGETEKVITVQIVVPTSETVAEPSETFSLTLTGPSAGGITTTTFTLNDTPLYFAPADQTTTIGTPTASIAFTIGDAETAAGDLLVSAFSNNPTLLPDSGIALGGSGANRTVTLTPSAGQSGAAQVILIVTDAGGATMARSFYLRVGAATAATAMVEVEAIPDVSLTADDSFTLNYAMTNSAWVTSVSRSNTTLFNAPGTGTGSDLRTQPTSGGTARTLRIRPGDRSTEAGLYGTSTVTLGFTGVGAPAARTFNVRVNPRAVVDNQLLGISGTTSTFDVLANDVVPLEGHAFAITAVTAPANGTLAITPDGRYLRYTPTNPAATYDSFTYTVTVTSADAFNGYTFRGSGSVKIGGYVVVDSAVAGQHTDLDIDYVNGVWTQNIRTDAFIMGAVQSGTFSQTVLDSDEGVLFLDASTKQARPSDPLWDVLGVPAGADVWRGPESTSGHKIYLGIANEATKESTVDAYSPVGDPRAASESHWVRTDLVGFSGPGDFAAFYGGEVSFDTLDGLNGANESAIGGNPSDTFWGFAGSHAHLAWCFTAPGRYTLTFRSTVRVNGVFVTSPDTTFTFDVDSVAGDFRLTENAPLVLADNATMDEDGAPLPIDVLSNDASSADNYEVLSVTGVTQGTHGSVTIPAGAGAVVYVPNANFHGSDSFTYNVTDEHGGGAAGAVTITVNPVNDVPSFVKGANIEHTIDDHGSKTFPSWVTEISDGDLNVEQTLTFQANVISGASIFAVMPTVSASGTLAYELNGTPGVATVELRLTDDATAGSAALTTEPQTFTVTSLSAPNYTVTAIGTLGGATSSALDVNNKRQVSGNSLVTADPGSTGSLLRAYLWSNGTMTNLGAMVPIPPSTSANRFGRGYAVNDAGIVVGEFNNDSSRAFVYSGGVMSGLTRLAGGNDNGVAVDINNSNVIVGASSNGAASRPTKWTRDGGVYIPSDLGTLAGTSSSGGRAAAINERGDCAGQSLNSVGTTQATLWSEGGIVNLTSLGDGTRFSQAMGLNERLHVVGSSSTGQTVGDLIGTTSTTGITRAFIWYRGVITELPPVNLYTSTNNGPTTNYHSVANDINDAGVVVGNSQRISGSPAVATVWEDGVPTDLNSLLPPGTGWVLTNADGINDRGDIAGTGTFGGVSRAFLLLRTPVNDRPAFVKGADLEHFGNNNGPQIFTAWATEISDGDVEVEQELTFEVNVVSGSGIFATAPAVSPNGTLTYTLNGTPGVATVEVRVTDDATAGSAALTTEPQSFRVASFSTVQRRVIAGVHADVVSVFDDEGVLTLESMADIDGQFHVRLNPSEVIFNVEESTRSSVPDLAEYAFLGTPGSDVWIAPEQNPGGVALWPGLNTENVPSGAYDNDQVTLRLESVGGPGRVEIYQSSPFGSPERRISSTDPNYKTWTLGSGQHVHANWAFTAAGTYTLTFSASATANGTPVTTWQNYTFIVGSIPTGVETDTSLAVNPPVTEIGNPVMLTATVTPANALGFVEFLNGATVLAQKPVSAGVATFATSSLSVGTHAITARFVPGWVHNFGASTSAPVLATITEPGGIPFGIVGVVDPYQPGQTLSAQVVGYTLQPGESFRWYLRMPPNRELLFATVEGSTYSRYVDAALNGFELGVKVLSGSAIVAESAWVPVNVVQSGARPVLTRVDAIGNPVLPGEEGIAFTTSGRTLAVGESVRYVVFLSYLGGALSQEYADFETTAVSTLFQPVQRDSSGLIFHRTTAASLPADAGIAAQIVREGIVVAQSEPVWITLQHREIVIEGVHSIYRQGGALQATANIFPVRSTDVFTYTWELTKGGVTTVWGQAQQTTPEVTKTNLTVAEHDDGRLSLKLYNHGVLVETVSGAARPTIRVTDDPNGQIVLLAALAGHYHQGDSVNLNLILDPAPVPGDQIIWEWKWPGSETWLEIPGFTGTGNTVMAEQALHNVQVRATLDFAATGIASVTSEVRTILVDDHGAAPRQQPSVAGATSYLGGDPVNLIRQLPVNGPTILTTHLWERKAPGAPSFEALLGETSATLSFVAPIADHGAQYRVSILKPGGSIAYGPSNPVTLEVSNPIASWRQSYFGTEQNAGNAADLFDADQDGLPNLMEYAFGLNPLNGAAGSLKFAGGVLEETGPPVVGIVGANGESQVLYARFTRWKNPAALGLSYMVRFSGDLTQWEDSVAVPQVIAESADMEAVQVPFPATVLGHPARFFRVVVRSSY; from the coding sequence ATGGGGCTGACCATCTTGCTGGCGCTTTTGCTGGGCCTGGTCACCTCGTCCGCTCTTGCTCAAAACACAGGGACGGTCGGGTTCGAATCGGCCAGCTATCAGGTCAATGAGCAGTCCGCCTATCTGACGGTGCTTGTCCGGCGAACGGGAGGCAGTAGTGGCACTGTATCGGTCAACTTTGCCACGTCTGACGGCACCGCGATAGCGGCTACGGCGGGAGTCGCGAATGACTACACTCCCACGAGTGGGACGCTTGTGTTCGAAGATGGCGAGACGGAGAAGGTCATCACTGTGCAGATCGTCGTGCCAACTTCGGAAACGGTTGCGGAGCCGAGCGAGACGTTCAGTTTAACCCTCACTGGACCAAGTGCAGGGGGAATAACGACGACGACGTTTACCCTCAATGACACGCCGCTCTACTTTGCTCCTGCCGACCAGACGACGACCATCGGCACCCCCACAGCCTCCATTGCGTTTACCATTGGCGATGCAGAGACCGCGGCGGGCGACCTGCTCGTCAGCGCGTTTTCGAACAATCCCACGCTGCTGCCGGATAGTGGGATCGCTCTGGGCGGCAGCGGTGCCAACCGTACCGTGACGCTTACGCCTTCGGCAGGGCAATCGGGTGCCGCCCAAGTCATCCTCATCGTCACAGACGCGGGTGGGGCAACGATGGCTCGTTCCTTTTATCTTCGCGTCGGAGCGGCAACGGCGGCGACGGCAATGGTGGAGGTGGAGGCGATTCCCGATGTGTCCCTCACTGCTGATGATTCATTTACGCTCAACTATGCCATGACAAATTCCGCGTGGGTTACCTCCGTCAGCCGCAGCAATACCACACTATTCAACGCCCCTGGTACCGGTACGGGCAGTGATTTGCGCACCCAGCCCACCAGCGGGGGCACGGCCCGAACCCTGCGCATTCGTCCTGGGGACCGGAGCACCGAAGCTGGGCTCTACGGTACATCGACAGTCACACTCGGTTTTACCGGCGTGGGGGCTCCTGCGGCGCGTACATTCAACGTCCGCGTCAATCCTCGAGCTGTTGTGGACAATCAGTTGCTGGGAATCTCCGGCACCACCAGCACCTTCGACGTTCTGGCAAACGATGTGGTGCCGCTGGAGGGGCACGCTTTTGCGATCACGGCGGTCACTGCTCCTGCCAACGGCACACTCGCCATCACGCCCGATGGAAGGTACCTCCGTTACACACCCACCAACCCAGCCGCGACGTACGACTCGTTTACCTACACGGTCACCGTGACCTCGGCCGATGCGTTCAATGGCTACACCTTCCGCGGATCCGGCTCCGTAAAGATCGGCGGCTATGTAGTCGTTGACTCGGCGGTGGCGGGGCAGCATACCGACCTCGACATCGACTATGTCAACGGCGTGTGGACCCAGAATATCCGCACGGACGCCTTCATCATGGGGGCAGTCCAGAGTGGCACCTTCAGTCAAACAGTGTTGGACTCCGATGAAGGGGTGCTTTTCCTTGACGCATCCACCAAGCAAGCGCGTCCCTCAGACCCATTGTGGGACGTGCTGGGAGTTCCGGCTGGAGCGGATGTATGGCGCGGGCCGGAAAGTACCAGCGGTCACAAGATTTACCTGGGAATTGCCAACGAGGCCACCAAAGAATCGACAGTGGATGCCTACAGCCCGGTTGGCGACCCGCGGGCGGCTAGCGAAAGCCATTGGGTCAGGACGGACCTCGTCGGCTTCTCGGGGCCGGGCGACTTTGCTGCGTTTTATGGGGGCGAGGTCTCATTTGATACGCTCGATGGGCTGAATGGTGCGAACGAATCGGCGATCGGCGGGAATCCTTCCGACACCTTCTGGGGCTTTGCGGGTTCACACGCCCACCTGGCATGGTGCTTCACGGCTCCCGGTCGGTACACGCTCACCTTCCGCTCCACCGTCCGAGTGAATGGTGTATTCGTGACCAGCCCAGACACCACATTTACTTTCGACGTTGATAGTGTGGCGGGCGACTTCCGGCTGACGGAGAACGCTCCCTTGGTATTGGCAGATAACGCAACCATGGACGAAGACGGCGCGCCCCTGCCCATTGATGTCCTCAGCAACGACGCGTCGTCGGCCGACAATTACGAGGTGCTGAGCGTCACTGGAGTCACACAGGGAACGCATGGCAGCGTGACTATTCCAGCAGGAGCAGGTGCGGTGGTCTATGTGCCCAATGCCAACTTTCACGGCAGCGACAGCTTCACATACAACGTGACGGACGAACACGGAGGCGGGGCTGCCGGCGCCGTGACTATCACGGTGAACCCGGTGAATGATGTCCCGTCTTTCGTGAAGGGAGCCAACATTGAACACACAATCGATGACCACGGCTCCAAGACCTTTCCCTCGTGGGTGACTGAGATCAGTGACGGTGACCTGAATGTGGAGCAAACGCTGACCTTCCAGGCGAATGTGATCAGCGGGGCTTCCATCTTCGCGGTGATGCCGACCGTAAGTGCCAGCGGCACCCTGGCTTATGAGCTGAATGGAACTCCGGGGGTCGCCACCGTGGAACTGCGCCTCACTGACGACGCAACGGCAGGGAGTGCGGCGCTCACGACGGAGCCGCAAACCTTTACTGTGACATCTTTGTCCGCGCCCAACTACACCGTGACAGCTATCGGCACGTTAGGCGGTGCCACTTCTTCTGCGCTTGACGTCAACAACAAGCGCCAGGTGTCGGGCAACTCCCTCGTGACCGCGGATCCGGGGTCAACGGGCTCACTGTTGCGTGCCTATCTTTGGTCAAACGGTACGATGACAAACCTTGGTGCCATGGTGCCCATTCCTCCGAGCACCAGCGCGAACCGGTTTGGACGAGGCTATGCGGTGAATGACGCGGGCATCGTAGTTGGAGAGTTCAACAACGACTCGTCACGCGCATTCGTGTATAGCGGTGGGGTCATGTCTGGTTTGACCCGGCTCGCAGGTGGGAATGACAATGGAGTGGCCGTGGACATCAACAACTCGAACGTCATCGTCGGAGCGAGCAGCAACGGTGCGGCTAGCAGACCGACAAAGTGGACACGCGATGGCGGTGTCTATATTCCGTCTGACCTTGGCACGCTAGCGGGTACATCTTCATCAGGAGGGAGGGCCGCGGCGATCAACGAACGAGGTGACTGCGCAGGGCAGTCGCTTAACAGTGTCGGCACCACCCAGGCCACATTGTGGAGCGAGGGGGGCATCGTCAACCTCACCTCTCTGGGGGATGGGACTCGCTTTAGCCAGGCCATGGGGCTCAATGAGCGTCTTCATGTTGTTGGATCGTCCTCTACAGGACAGACTGTCGGCGATCTCATCGGTACCACCAGCACGACCGGCATCACGAGAGCGTTCATCTGGTACCGAGGTGTCATCACGGAGCTGCCGCCCGTCAATCTGTACACTTCGACCAACAACGGCCCCACGACGAATTACCACAGCGTCGCCAACGACATCAATGATGCGGGAGTGGTCGTCGGGAACTCACAGAGAATCTCGGGCAGCCCAGCAGTCGCCACCGTATGGGAAGATGGCGTGCCGACTGACTTGAACTCGTTGTTGCCTCCTGGTACCGGGTGGGTGCTGACCAATGCCGACGGGATCAACGACCGTGGCGACATTGCTGGGACGGGCACCTTTGGCGGAGTGTCACGCGCTTTCCTGCTGCTGAGAACTCCTGTGAATGACAGGCCGGCGTTTGTGAAAGGTGCAGATCTGGAGCACTTTGGCAACAACAACGGCCCCCAGATCTTCACTGCCTGGGCCACTGAGATCAGCGATGGCGACGTGGAAGTGGAGCAGGAGTTGACCTTCGAGGTCAATGTTGTGAGCGGAAGCGGCATCTTTGCCACCGCCCCAGCGGTCAGTCCGAATGGCACCCTGACCTACACTCTGAATGGCACCCCTGGCGTTGCCACCGTGGAAGTGCGCGTCACCGACGATGCGACGGCAGGCAGCGCGGCTCTCACAACAGAGCCGCAAAGCTTCAGGGTGGCATCCTTCTCAACGGTGCAACGTCGCGTCATCGCTGGTGTGCATGCCGACGTGGTATCGGTGTTTGACGACGAGGGCGTGCTCACATTGGAGTCCATGGCTGACATTGACGGGCAGTTTCACGTGAGGCTCAACCCCAGTGAAGTGATCTTCAATGTCGAGGAGTCAACGCGTTCCTCCGTGCCCGACCTGGCAGAGTATGCTTTCCTGGGCACCCCGGGAAGTGACGTCTGGATTGCCCCGGAGCAAAATCCTGGCGGCGTGGCGCTCTGGCCGGGATTGAACACCGAAAATGTGCCTTCTGGAGCCTATGACAACGATCAGGTGACCCTCCGGCTGGAATCTGTGGGAGGGCCTGGAAGAGTGGAGATCTATCAGTCGAGCCCCTTTGGCTCCCCAGAACGCCGGATAAGCAGCACAGACCCCAACTATAAAACGTGGACACTTGGATCCGGCCAGCATGTGCACGCCAACTGGGCCTTCACCGCTGCGGGCACTTACACGCTGACCTTCTCCGCCAGTGCCACCGCCAATGGCACGCCCGTCACGACTTGGCAGAATTACACGTTCATTGTGGGCAGCATTCCCACTGGCGTGGAAACCGACACCTCACTGGCGGTAAATCCCCCCGTTACGGAGATTGGAAACCCGGTGATGCTGACTGCCACAGTCACTCCTGCAAATGCGCTCGGCTTTGTGGAGTTCTTGAACGGTGCCACGGTGCTGGCACAGAAGCCGGTGAGTGCTGGGGTGGCGACGTTCGCCACCTCCAGTTTGAGTGTGGGTACGCATGCGATCACCGCGCGTTTCGTGCCTGGGTGGGTCCATAATTTTGGCGCATCCACATCTGCTCCAGTCCTTGCCACCATCACAGAGCCGGGTGGCATTCCCTTTGGCATAGTCGGGGTCGTGGACCCCTACCAGCCGGGGCAGACATTGAGTGCTCAGGTGGTGGGATACACTCTGCAGCCCGGCGAGTCTTTCCGATGGTATTTGCGCATGCCTCCCAATCGGGAGTTGCTCTTCGCTACCGTGGAAGGATCGACCTATTCCAGGTATGTGGATGCTGCCCTGAACGGGTTTGAGTTGGGTGTCAAAGTGCTCTCCGGCAGCGCCATCGTGGCGGAGTCCGCATGGGTGCCCGTCAACGTTGTCCAGAGCGGCGCACGACCGGTCCTCACCCGTGTGGATGCTATTGGCAACCCCGTGCTGCCTGGAGAGGAGGGGATTGCGTTCACTACAAGCGGACGCACCCTAGCCGTCGGTGAATCCGTGCGGTACGTAGTATTCCTGTCCTATCTGGGAGGCGCTCTTTCCCAAGAGTATGCCGATTTTGAAACGACTGCCGTATCGACCCTTTTTCAGCCTGTGCAGAGGGACAGCTCTGGGTTGATTTTTCATCGGACCACGGCAGCTTCGCTTCCGGCAGACGCTGGCATCGCCGCTCAGATCGTGCGCGAGGGCATTGTTGTCGCCCAGTCGGAGCCGGTTTGGATCACGCTCCAACACCGTGAGATTGTCATAGAAGGCGTCCACTCGATTTATCGTCAGGGTGGTGCACTCCAGGCGACTGCAAATATCTTTCCGGTACGCTCCACGGATGTTTTCACTTACACCTGGGAGCTCACCAAAGGCGGGGTTACGACTGTCTGGGGGCAAGCCCAGCAAACCACGCCCGAGGTGACAAAAACAAATCTCACTGTGGCGGAGCACGACGACGGCCGACTATCTCTGAAACTCTACAACCACGGGGTACTGGTGGAAACCGTGAGTGGCGCGGCACGGCCCACCATCCGCGTGACTGACGATCCGAACGGTCAAATTGTCCTTCTTGCTGCTCTTGCAGGGCACTACCACCAGGGAGACAGCGTTAATCTCAACTTGATCCTTGATCCAGCCCCCGTGCCGGGGGATCAGATCATCTGGGAATGGAAGTGGCCGGGAAGCGAAACCTGGCTGGAAATTCCCGGGTTCACCGGCACGGGAAATACGGTGATGGCTGAGCAGGCACTCCATAACGTGCAGGTCCGTGCCACGCTGGACTTTGCCGCAACAGGCATCGCCTCTGTGACCTCGGAGGTTCGCACCATCCTTGTGGATGATCATGGTGCCGCGCCACGCCAGCAGCCGAGCGTCGCTGGGGCGACTTCTTACTTGGGGGGTGATCCCGTCAACCTGATCCGGCAGCTTCCTGTCAATGGTCCTACCATTCTTACTACCCATCTCTGGGAGAGGAAAGCCCCGGGTGCACCGTCGTTTGAAGCCCTCCTCGGCGAGACGAGTGCCACCTTGTCATTCGTGGCACCCATTGCGGACCATGGGGCACAGTATCGAGTCTCCATCCTCAAACCCGGGGGGAGCATTGCCTACGGTCCATCCAATCCGGTCACTCTGGAGGTTTCCAACCCAATCGCGAGCTGGCGTCAGTCGTATTTTGGGACGGAACAGAACGCAGGGAATGCTGCAGACTTGTTTGATGCTGACCAGGACGGCCTGCCGAATCTTATGGAGTATGCGTTCGGATTGAATCCTCTCAACGGCGCGGCGGGCAGTCTGAAATTTGCCGGGGGCGTTCTGGAGGAAACCGGCCCGCCTGTCGTCGGCATCGTGGGTGCCAATGGGGAATCACAGGTTCTGTACGCCCGATTCACCCGATGGAAAAATCCGGCGGCTCTGGGGCTAAGCTACATGGTGAGATTTAGTGGCGACCTCACCCAATGGGAGGACTCAGTGGCAGTGCCGCAGGTAATCGCTGAAAGTGCGGACATGGAGGCTGTGCAAGTGCCATTCCCCGCCACCGTGCTCGGGCATCCCGCACGCTTCTTTCGGGTGGTGGTTCGAAGCTCGTATTAG
- a CDS encoding CobW family GTP-binding protein: MQITLITGFLGAGKTTFLKRILREQGPSVRFGVIVNDLSELEVDGELIRLGHSVSEEDGTLISLYHGSISDTRRRDFGRALRQMQEAGVSHVLVETSGGSRPGEVIEELKSCGGAVLHAVACLVDARALVHDYDGGPGLLRILLENEDTGRRTTENLLAEQLQSASFVIITKVDTMDEHSLPVLIRTMQILNPQAQLLASAYGKIDFRTLLHAPPYSLPASPSRLPTSEADEIGYTVIRDARPLHPQRFYDQYRLRLGTGLFRSKGFIWLASRPDQVLLWNQAGGALGLEFLAIWRAHILETDRRLAPEEIAHLKAKLADAHPVYGDRLCEITLIGLKRDRDIFARGLDQCFCTEQEIAHWKRGGAFIDPWPRQLRKLA, from the coding sequence ATGCAAATTACCTTGATCACCGGATTTCTTGGGGCTGGCAAGACGACCTTTCTCAAACGCATTCTGCGTGAACAGGGGCCATCGGTCCGGTTCGGCGTGATAGTGAACGACCTGAGTGAGCTGGAAGTCGATGGTGAGTTGATCCGCCTGGGCCACTCGGTGTCTGAGGAAGATGGTACTTTGATCAGTCTGTATCATGGGTCCATCTCTGACACAAGAAGGCGGGATTTTGGCAGAGCACTAAGACAGATGCAGGAGGCGGGCGTGTCCCATGTGCTTGTGGAAACCTCTGGGGGAAGCCGGCCCGGAGAAGTCATTGAGGAATTGAAATCATGTGGAGGGGCTGTCCTTCATGCGGTGGCGTGCCTTGTCGATGCCAGAGCCCTGGTGCACGACTACGATGGGGGCCCCGGGCTGCTGCGCATCCTGTTGGAGAACGAAGACACAGGTCGCCGCACCACTGAGAATCTGCTGGCTGAACAACTGCAGTCTGCGAGTTTCGTCATCATCACCAAGGTGGACACGATGGATGAGCACTCACTTCCGGTGCTGATTAGGACCATGCAGATCCTCAATCCCCAAGCGCAGTTGCTTGCCAGCGCTTATGGCAAGATTGACTTTCGGACCCTGCTCCATGCTCCCCCGTACAGCCTGCCTGCAAGCCCATCTCGTCTGCCGACAAGTGAGGCTGATGAAATCGGATACACCGTCATCAGGGATGCAAGGCCGCTGCACCCTCAGCGATTTTACGACCAGTACCGGCTGCGATTGGGGACGGGTCTGTTTCGCAGCAAGGGGTTCATCTGGCTGGCGAGCAGGCCGGATCAAGTTCTGCTGTGGAATCAGGCGGGAGGTGCGCTGGGCCTGGAGTTCCTGGCCATCTGGCGGGCGCACATCCTTGAGACGGACCGTCGGCTGGCCCCCGAGGAAATTGCCCATCTCAAAGCGAAGCTGGCCGATGCGCACCCGGTGTATGGTGATAGGTTGTGTGAAATAACATTGATCGGGTTGAAGCGGGACCGGGACATTTTTGCCCGGGGGCTGGATCAGTGCTTCTGCACGGAGCAGGAGATCGCCCACTGGAAGAGGGGCGGGGCCTTCATTGATCCTTGGCCGAGGCAGTTGCG